Proteins encoded within one genomic window of Glycine soja cultivar W05 chromosome 1, ASM419377v2, whole genome shotgun sequence:
- the LOC114414157 gene encoding nudix hydrolase 1-like — protein sequence MENNNNNGDPTPVPRVAVVVFLLKGRSVLLGRRRSSVGNATFALPGGHLEFGESFEECAAREVKEETGLVIGSSKFLTVTNNVMLEQPKKCHYVTIFMRAMVGVDAVEEQVPQNLEPTKCDGWEWYEWDHLPHPLFGPLEKMVKGGFDPFSP from the exons ATGgagaacaacaataacaacggAGACCCTACGCCGGTGCCGCGGGTAGCGGTGGTCGTTTTCCTCTTGAAGGGTAGATCGGTCCTCCTCGGCCGCCGCCGCTCCTCCGTCGGCAACGCCACCTTCGCCCTTCCCGGCGGCCACCTCGAATTCG GGGAGAGTTTTGAAGAATGTGCAGCAAGAGAAGTGAAAGAGGAAACAGGGTTGGTCATAGGGAGTTCAAAGTTTTTGACAGTAACAAACAATGTGATGTTGGAGCAACCTAAAAAGTGTCACTACGTAACCATTTTCATGAGGGCAATGGTGGGTGTGGATGCAGTAGAAGAGCAAGTGCCACAAAATCTCGAACCTACCAAGTGTGATGGTTGGGAGTGGTATGAGTGGGATCATTTACCACACCCTCTATTTGGGCCTCTTGAGAAAATGGTCAAAGGAGGTTTTGACCCATTTTCGCCCTAA